From the genome of Actinacidiphila yeochonensis CN732, one region includes:
- a CDS encoding ferritin-like domain-containing protein: MSTEGLYTEAPAEWTWQVPARGSARFSWEYDDGRDRLLALYQKGKDKQWDSVRRIDWDLPVDPYDPLGTPDEVLTLYGTRYWDAMGERDRALLRRHYAAWNFSQFLHGEQGAMVCAARIVESVPDLDAKFYSATQTMDEARHAEIYGRFLHEKVGMLYPVNDSLQGLLGDTLRDSRWDMPYLGMQVLIEGLALAAFGLIRDTTDKPLPKQILAYVMQDEARHVAFGRMALRDYYQQLSDAELREREEFVIEGCYLMRNRLRGAEVLENFGIPAAEAVELSERSEFLRLFRKLLFGRIVPCVKDIGLWGPRLQKAYVDLGVFDLGDSDLDLLMAQDEEVAERLDAERFAAEEAARVAEVAQAVAEGAAASSAAEGSGAAEGTAAEGTAAEGTAAE, translated from the coding sequence ATGTCGACGGAAGGCCTGTACACCGAGGCGCCCGCGGAGTGGACCTGGCAGGTGCCGGCCCGGGGGTCGGCCCGCTTCTCGTGGGAGTACGACGACGGCCGTGACCGGCTGCTCGCCCTCTACCAGAAGGGCAAGGACAAGCAGTGGGACTCCGTGCGGCGGATCGACTGGGACCTGCCCGTCGACCCGTACGACCCGCTCGGCACCCCCGACGAGGTGCTGACCCTCTACGGGACCCGCTACTGGGACGCGATGGGGGAGCGGGACCGGGCCCTGCTGCGACGGCACTACGCCGCCTGGAACTTCAGCCAGTTCCTCCACGGCGAGCAGGGCGCGATGGTGTGCGCCGCCCGGATCGTGGAGTCCGTGCCGGACCTGGACGCGAAGTTCTACTCGGCCACCCAGACCATGGACGAGGCCCGGCACGCCGAGATCTACGGCCGGTTCCTGCACGAGAAGGTCGGGATGCTCTACCCGGTCAACGACAGCCTCCAGGGGCTGCTCGGCGACACCCTGCGCGACTCCCGCTGGGACATGCCCTACCTGGGGATGCAGGTGCTCATCGAGGGCCTGGCGCTCGCCGCGTTCGGGCTGATCCGGGACACCACCGACAAGCCGCTGCCCAAGCAGATCCTCGCCTACGTGATGCAGGACGAGGCCCGGCACGTGGCCTTCGGGCGGATGGCGCTGCGCGACTACTACCAGCAGCTCTCGGACGCCGAACTGCGCGAGCGCGAGGAGTTCGTCATCGAGGGCTGCTACCTGATGCGCAACCGGCTGCGCGGCGCGGAGGTGCTGGAGAACTTCGGCATCCCGGCGGCCGAGGCGGTGGAGCTGAGCGAGCGTTCGGAGTTCCTGCGGCTGTTCCGCAAGCTGCTCTTCGGCCGCATCGTGCCCTGCGTCAAGGACATCGGGCTGTGGGGGCCGCGGCTCCAGAAGGCCTACGTGGACCTGGGCGTCTTCGACCTCGGCGACTCCGACCTGGACCTGCTGATGGCCCAGGACGAGGAGGTCGCCGAGCGGCTGGACGCCGAGCGGTTCGCCGCCGAGGAGGCCGCCCGCGTCGCCGAGGTCGCCCAGGCGGTGGCCGAGGGTGCCGCCGCCTCCAGCGCGGCGGAGGGGTCCGGCGCGGCGGAGGGCACCGCGGCGGAGGGCACCGCGGCGGAGGGCACCGCGGCGGAGTAG
- a CDS encoding RNA polymerase sigma factor → MQTDHPTARPTRDPAGFAAFYEQHFDAVLNFVTRRVDSPHLAADLTADVFVAALESAHTYDARRGTPAAWIHGISRNVVNAHFKGRARERQAEARLSGRRMLDDQDVAAIEARIDAGRAARGMAADHAALSEPLREVLDLVAVDGLTVREAAHALGITATTARVRLHRARKALRSADQTRTATRETLLEATQ, encoded by the coding sequence GTGCAAACGGATCATCCGACAGCCCGACCAACGCGCGACCCGGCCGGGTTCGCCGCGTTCTACGAGCAGCACTTCGACGCCGTGCTCAACTTCGTCACCCGGCGCGTCGACAGCCCGCACCTGGCCGCCGACCTGACCGCGGACGTCTTCGTGGCCGCCCTGGAGAGCGCGCACACCTACGACGCCCGGCGCGGCACACCCGCCGCCTGGATCCACGGGATCTCCCGCAACGTCGTCAACGCCCACTTCAAGGGCCGCGCCCGCGAACGGCAGGCGGAGGCCCGGCTCTCCGGGCGGCGGATGCTGGACGACCAGGACGTCGCCGCCATCGAGGCCCGGATCGACGCCGGCCGCGCCGCCCGGGGGATGGCGGCCGACCACGCCGCGCTGTCCGAGCCGCTGCGCGAGGTGCTCGACCTCGTCGCCGTGGACGGACTGACCGTCCGCGAGGCGGCCCACGCGCTGGGCATCACCGCGACCACCGCCCGGGTGCGGCTGCACCGCGCCCGGAAGGCGCTGCGCAGCGCCGATCAGACCCGTACCGCCACCCGCGAGACCCTTCTGGAGGCCACCCAGTGA
- a CDS encoding Clp protease N-terminal domain-containing protein, with protein sequence MPKINVYLPDDLAEAVKDTGIPVSAVCQRALEQSVRRVAAIRQAVLGELDGEPVGGLAYFTDRTRTVLRLAVDRARAAGAPATGTGHLLDAMLAEGGNLALRVLGAMEIPPEQVRAELDRRQAARAADAAADGPASAAGGPSGGPTGRPTGGQAGGQAGGQAAAPEADPRRLDARAAAACELAVTEAIGLGHNHIGCEHLLLGLVAEPDGEAGEVLRALGAEPKLVRRAVTAALAGFVHWRAQAEQAGRPGQPGQAGQAGQPRQEGQPAAFPEAARQALAAAVREELEPLVARVGRLEERVGLAAEG encoded by the coding sequence GTGCCGAAGATCAACGTCTATCTGCCCGACGACCTGGCCGAAGCGGTCAAGGACACCGGTATCCCGGTGTCCGCCGTGTGCCAGCGGGCCCTGGAGCAGTCCGTGCGCCGGGTGGCCGCCATCCGGCAGGCCGTCCTGGGCGAGCTCGACGGCGAACCGGTCGGCGGGCTCGCCTACTTCACCGACCGGACGCGGACGGTGCTCAGGCTCGCGGTCGACCGGGCGCGGGCCGCGGGCGCACCGGCCACGGGCACCGGCCACCTGCTCGACGCCATGCTCGCCGAGGGCGGCAACCTCGCGCTGCGGGTGCTGGGCGCCATGGAGATCCCGCCGGAGCAGGTCCGCGCGGAGCTGGACCGCCGCCAGGCCGCGAGGGCCGCCGACGCCGCGGCGGACGGACCGGCTTCGGCGGCAGGCGGACCCTCCGGTGGACCGACTGGCAGACCGACCGGCGGACAGGCCGGCGGACAGGCCGGCGGACAGGCCGCCGCGCCCGAGGCCGATCCGCGCCGCCTGGACGCGCGGGCGGCGGCGGCATGCGAACTCGCGGTCACCGAGGCGATCGGTCTCGGCCACAACCACATCGGCTGCGAACACCTGTTGCTCGGCCTGGTGGCCGAGCCCGACGGCGAGGCCGGCGAGGTGCTGCGCGCCCTGGGCGCGGAGCCGAAGCTGGTCCGCCGTGCCGTCACGGCCGCGCTGGCGGGGTTCGTCCACTGGCGGGCCCAGGCCGAACAGGCCGGGCGGCCGGGGCAGCCGGGGCAGGCCGGACAGGCAGGGCAGCCGCGGCAGGAGGGGCAGCCGGCGGCGTTCCCCGAAGCGGCGCGGCAGGCGCTGGCGGCGGCCGTCCGGGAGGAGTTGGAGCCGCTCGTGGCCCGTGTCGGGCGGCTGGAGGAGCGGGTGGGGCTGGCCGCCGAGGGGTGA
- a CDS encoding CapA family protein, producing MNEGPRSQRRAARQARARRRRRTAALAAVAVALAGGVLYLVDGRAAVRGRPAEAATHAATPAAPSGRAATASRSARPAGTATLAFAGDVHFTGRTADRLTATPALGPLSSQLAAADFSMVNLESAITTRGTAQAKIYHFRTTPAALTALRDSGVDAVTMANNHAVDYGPVGLADTLAAQQTSPIPVLGIGPDASAAFRPYTTTVNGVRLAVLAASQVEDLTNAKYRAGADTPGIASALDRPALLAAVRSARAHADVVVVYLHWGVEGSSCPVADQTSLATDLATAGATVVVGTHAHVMLGSGMLGSTYVAYGFGNFLWYGTSPYPHSDETGVTTVTVTRAGKVAGAVFTPALVGGDGVPRAQSGDKAAGITSRYDQLRRCADLAPAPAATS from the coding sequence ATGAACGAGGGTCCGAGATCTCAGCGCCGCGCTGCCCGCCAGGCCCGGGCGCGTCGCAGACGCCGTACCGCCGCGCTGGCCGCGGTCGCCGTCGCACTGGCCGGCGGAGTGCTGTACCTGGTGGACGGCCGAGCCGCCGTCAGGGGCCGGCCCGCCGAGGCCGCCACGCACGCCGCCACCCCGGCCGCTCCCTCCGGCCGGGCCGCCACCGCCTCGCGCAGCGCCCGCCCGGCCGGCACCGCGACCCTCGCCTTCGCCGGCGACGTGCACTTCACCGGCCGCACCGCCGACCGGCTCACCGCGACGCCCGCGCTCGGTCCGCTCTCCAGCCAACTGGCCGCCGCCGACTTCTCCATGGTCAACCTGGAGTCGGCCATCACCACCCGCGGCACCGCGCAGGCGAAGATCTACCACTTCCGCACCACCCCGGCCGCGCTCACCGCCCTGCGCGACTCCGGCGTCGACGCCGTCACCATGGCCAACAACCACGCCGTCGACTACGGGCCGGTCGGCCTGGCCGACACCCTCGCCGCCCAGCAGACCTCGCCGATACCGGTCCTCGGCATCGGGCCGGACGCCTCCGCCGCCTTCCGCCCGTACACCACGACGGTCAACGGGGTGCGGCTGGCGGTGCTGGCCGCCAGCCAGGTCGAGGACCTCACCAACGCCAAGTACCGGGCGGGCGCCGACACCCCCGGCATAGCCTCCGCGCTGGACCGGCCCGCGCTGCTGGCCGCCGTGCGGTCGGCCCGGGCCCATGCCGACGTGGTGGTCGTCTACCTGCACTGGGGCGTCGAGGGCAGCAGCTGCCCCGTCGCCGACCAGACCTCGCTCGCCACCGACCTGGCCACCGCCGGCGCCACCGTCGTGGTCGGCACCCACGCCCACGTGATGCTCGGCTCCGGCATGCTCGGCTCCACCTATGTCGCCTACGGGTTCGGCAACTTCCTCTGGTACGGGACCTCGCCCTACCCGCACTCCGACGAGACAGGGGTCACCACCGTCACCGTCACCCGGGCCGGCAAGGTCGCCGGCGCCGTGTTCACCCCGGCCCTGGTCGGCGGCGACGGCGTACCGAGGGCGCAGAGCGGCGACAAGGCGGCCGGGATCACCTCCCGCTACGACCAGTTGCGGCGGTGCGCCGACCTCGCCCCGGCCCCGGCGGCCACCAGTTGA
- a CDS encoding polysaccharide deacetylase family protein yields MTARGRIAKRPAGPGTVYGTPAWRRRLAGAPSAVAVTVAVLVVVLTAVITAIVAPGSGRIDAVAHVKSLRLGSPAGQPAGAPSSTAVPVVPDSIQHAAEAPGKAVNITIDDGPDPVWTPKVLAVLKKHNAHAVFCMIGPQAQAHPADVRAVVAAGDRLCDHTVHHDEEMDKKPVAYQQSEILDAYTMIHDASGGARVYYYRAPGGAFTPASRAFAAQHGMRPLGWNVDTEDWKRKGVDAIVGTVKDEIGNGPTILFHDGGGDRSQTVAALDQTLTWLQSQGYAFSFPKVD; encoded by the coding sequence ATGACGGCACGTGGACGGATAGCGAAGCGGCCAGCAGGGCCCGGCACCGTATACGGCACGCCGGCCTGGCGCCGCCGGCTCGCGGGAGCGCCGTCCGCCGTCGCGGTGACGGTCGCGGTCCTCGTGGTGGTGCTCACCGCCGTCATCACCGCGATCGTCGCCCCTGGTTCCGGCCGCATCGACGCCGTCGCCCACGTCAAGTCGCTGCGGCTGGGCAGTCCCGCCGGGCAGCCGGCGGGAGCGCCGTCCAGCACGGCGGTGCCGGTCGTGCCCGACTCGATCCAGCACGCCGCCGAGGCCCCCGGCAAGGCCGTCAACATCACCATCGACGACGGGCCCGACCCGGTGTGGACGCCGAAGGTGCTGGCCGTGCTGAAGAAGCACAACGCCCACGCGGTGTTCTGCATGATCGGCCCGCAGGCCCAGGCCCACCCGGCCGACGTGCGCGCCGTGGTGGCCGCCGGCGACCGGCTGTGCGACCACACCGTCCACCACGACGAGGAGATGGACAAGAAGCCGGTCGCCTACCAGCAGTCCGAGATCCTGGACGCCTACACCATGATCCACGACGCCTCCGGCGGCGCCCGGGTGTACTACTACCGCGCCCCCGGCGGCGCCTTCACCCCCGCCAGCCGTGCCTTCGCCGCCCAGCACGGGATGCGCCCGCTCGGCTGGAACGTCGACACCGAGGACTGGAAGCGCAAGGGCGTCGACGCGATCGTCGGCACCGTCAAGGACGAGATCGGCAACGGCCCCACGATCCTCTTCCACGACGGCGGCGGCGACCGCTCCCAGACCGTCGCCGCCCTCGACCAGACCCTCACCTGGCTCCAGTCCCAGGGCTACGCGTTCAGCTTCCCGAAGGTGGACTAG
- a CDS encoding SigE family RNA polymerase sigma factor encodes MELDFHGFVIARSAALFRGALVLTGNREAAEDLVQETLERACRKWRTIAAKDAPDAYVRRIMVNLANDRWRRFRRTVPHQDGADQAAPGDQYGQVDMRDQLVRALQGLPMRMRTVVVLRYFHDLSDDEIAADMRISPSTVRSQLARGIEKLRGQFPALSDPSQLRPTEGTR; translated from the coding sequence GTGGAACTCGACTTCCACGGCTTCGTCATCGCCCGATCGGCCGCGCTGTTCCGCGGGGCCCTCGTCCTCACGGGAAACCGCGAGGCCGCGGAGGACCTGGTCCAGGAGACCCTGGAGCGGGCCTGCCGCAAGTGGCGCACCATCGCCGCCAAGGACGCTCCGGACGCCTACGTGCGGCGGATCATGGTGAACCTGGCCAACGACCGGTGGCGGAGGTTCCGCCGCACGGTCCCGCACCAGGACGGCGCCGACCAGGCGGCCCCCGGGGACCAGTACGGACAGGTGGACATGAGGGACCAGTTGGTCCGGGCCCTCCAGGGTCTGCCGATGCGTATGCGGACGGTCGTGGTACTCCGGTACTTCCACGACCTCTCGGACGACGAGATCGCGGCCGACATGAGGATCTCACCGAGCACGGTGCGGTCCCAGCTCGCTCGCGGGATCGAGAAGCTCAGAGGCCAGTTCCCCGCACTCTCCGACCCTTCGCAGCTGCGGCCCACGGAAGGAACCAGATGA
- a CDS encoding penicillin-binding transpeptidase domain-containing protein, with amino-acid sequence MNRCVRHAAAFCALLFLALLGNALRVQVVRAAGYDANPANRRADIALYGQRRGDIVVGGTPVTGSRLTGGQLRYVRAYADGPLYAPVTGFASQTYGASLLEGTENGLLDGSDPALGDQPLWRGMTRARQRGGDVLTTIDPAAQRAAFQGLAGRRGAVAALDPSTGRILALVSSPSYDPSVLAGAGPSVTAAWQRLNGDPEQPMLDRAIRQSYPPGSTFKVVTAAAALESGEVDDLRAPTDSPDPYRLPGTTVSLTNEGDGCRNASVYDAFRFSCNTVFAKLGADLGARPVVAQAERFGFNDGGLRLPPAVARSAVDEWMSRDQVALSSIGQFDTTATPLQMAMVASAVGDGGRLMTPYLVDRVVNHDGVTVSSTRPRLLRQAVSGRTAAALQQLMEAVVTRGTGTNAAIPGVVVGGKTGTAQHGLANTGTPYAWFVSYARTPGADRASVAVAVVVEDAAAVRADISGGGNAAPIARAVMEAVLRDGAAGLIPSG; translated from the coding sequence GTGAACCGCTGCGTGCGGCACGCCGCCGCGTTCTGCGCCCTGCTGTTCCTGGCCCTGCTCGGCAACGCGCTGCGGGTCCAGGTGGTGCGGGCCGCCGGGTACGACGCGAACCCGGCCAACCGGCGGGCCGACATCGCGCTGTACGGGCAGCGGCGCGGCGACATCGTGGTCGGCGGCACGCCGGTGACCGGCTCGCGGCTCACCGGTGGCCAGTTGCGGTACGTGCGCGCCTACGCCGACGGCCCGCTGTACGCGCCGGTGACCGGGTTCGCCTCCCAGACGTACGGCGCCAGCCTGCTGGAGGGCACCGAGAACGGGCTGCTGGACGGCTCCGACCCGGCCCTGGGCGACCAGCCGCTGTGGCGGGGGATGACGCGGGCCCGGCAGCGCGGCGGCGACGTCCTCACCACCATCGACCCCGCCGCCCAGCGGGCCGCCTTCCAGGGCCTCGCCGGCCGCAGGGGCGCGGTGGCGGCGCTGGACCCGTCGACCGGGCGCATCCTGGCCCTGGTCTCCTCGCCCTCCTACGACCCGTCGGTCCTGGCCGGCGCGGGCCCGTCCGTGACGGCGGCCTGGCAGCGGCTGAACGGTGATCCGGAGCAGCCCATGCTGGACCGGGCGATCCGCCAGAGCTACCCGCCGGGTTCGACGTTCAAGGTGGTGACGGCCGCGGCGGCGCTGGAGAGCGGCGAGGTGGACGACCTGCGGGCACCCACCGACTCGCCGGACCCGTACCGGCTGCCGGGTACCACCGTCTCGCTGACGAACGAGGGCGACGGCTGCCGGAACGCGAGCGTGTACGACGCCTTCCGGTTCTCCTGCAACACCGTCTTCGCCAAGCTCGGCGCGGACCTGGGCGCGCGGCCGGTGGTGGCGCAGGCCGAGCGGTTCGGCTTCAACGACGGCGGGCTGCGGTTGCCGCCCGCGGTGGCCAGGAGCGCCGTGGACGAGTGGATGAGCCGGGACCAGGTGGCGCTCTCCTCGATCGGCCAGTTCGACACCACCGCGACGCCGTTGCAGATGGCGATGGTGGCCTCGGCCGTCGGCGACGGCGGCCGGCTGATGACCCCGTACCTGGTGGACCGGGTGGTGAACCACGACGGGGTCACCGTCTCCTCGACCCGGCCGCGCCTGCTGCGCCAGGCGGTGAGCGGGCGGACGGCGGCCGCCCTCCAGCAGTTGATGGAGGCGGTGGTGACCCGGGGCACGGGCACCAACGCGGCCATCCCCGGCGTGGTGGTCGGCGGCAAGACCGGCACCGCCCAGCACGGCCTGGCCAACACCGGTACCCCGTACGCCTGGTTCGTCTCCTACGCCAGGACGCCGGGCGCCGACCGCGCCTCGGTCGCCGTCGCGGTGGTGGTGGAGGACGCGGCGGCCGTCCGAGCGGACATCTCGGGCGGCGGCAACGCGGCGCCGATCGCCCGCGCGGTGATGGAGGCGGTACTGCGCGACGGGGCCGCGGGCCTGATCCCGTCCGGCTGA
- a CDS encoding FtsW/RodA/SpoVE family cell cycle protein, producing MSATSATAPPPPGALPPGRPRGDGLPRPAARRGVELFLLVAAVGICAYGYAEVGVAHDGAVPKDVAAYGGGLGALALLAHLAVRLRARYADPLLLPVAVLLNGLGLVLVYRLDLEPVLGPRACPAQLVWSAVGVALFTVAVLALRDHRVLARYAYVSVTAALALLLAPIAFPAVNGARIWIRAAGLSFQPGEFAKVLLAVFFAGYLSANRAALAYAGRPVPGLRRLQLPTGRVLGPVLAVWLASVGVLVLEQDLGTSLLFFCLFVVVLYVATGRTGWIAVGLLLAGAGAAAVGADEPHVHARVEDWLHPFASIGAGRGPSQLAQSLFAFGDGGVLGAGLGRGASYLVGFAAKSDFVLATAGEELGLAGLCALLALYALLVARGFTAALATRDPFGRLLAVGLASILALQVFVVTGGVMDLIPLTGMAMPFLAQGGSSVVTNWLIVALLIRISDRARRPEPELPELPELPELREPQLPLPGPPPTPPASADAKANANANADRDRNRDGDGDGDAAGTGGGPGTAGR from the coding sequence ATGAGCGCAACGTCGGCGACCGCTCCTCCCCCGCCGGGTGCGCTGCCGCCCGGGCGGCCCCGCGGTGACGGGCTGCCGCGTCCGGCCGCGCGGCGCGGGGTGGAGCTGTTCCTGCTGGTGGCGGCGGTCGGCATCTGCGCGTACGGGTACGCCGAGGTCGGCGTGGCCCACGACGGCGCGGTGCCCAAGGACGTGGCGGCGTACGGCGGCGGGCTGGGCGCGCTCGCGCTCCTGGCCCACCTGGCGGTCCGGCTGCGGGCCAGGTACGCCGATCCGCTGCTGCTGCCCGTGGCCGTGCTGCTCAACGGCCTGGGCCTGGTGCTGGTCTACCGGCTCGACCTGGAACCGGTGCTGGGGCCGCGCGCCTGCCCGGCGCAGCTGGTGTGGTCGGCCGTCGGGGTGGCGCTGTTCACGGTGGCGGTGCTCGCGCTGCGCGACCACCGGGTGCTGGCCCGGTACGCGTACGTGAGTGTGACGGCGGCGCTGGCGCTGCTGCTGGCGCCGATCGCGTTCCCGGCCGTCAACGGCGCGCGGATCTGGATTCGCGCGGCCGGGCTCTCCTTCCAGCCGGGCGAGTTCGCGAAGGTGCTGCTGGCGGTCTTCTTCGCCGGGTACCTGTCGGCGAACCGCGCGGCGCTGGCCTACGCGGGCCGCCCGGTGCCGGGGCTGCGCCGCCTCCAGCTACCCACCGGACGGGTGCTCGGGCCGGTGCTGGCGGTGTGGCTGGCGAGCGTCGGGGTGCTGGTGCTGGAGCAGGACCTGGGCACGTCGCTGCTGTTCTTCTGCCTGTTCGTGGTGGTGCTGTACGTGGCGACCGGCCGCACCGGCTGGATCGCGGTGGGCCTGCTGCTGGCCGGCGCCGGCGCGGCGGCGGTGGGCGCGGACGAGCCGCACGTGCACGCGCGGGTGGAGGACTGGCTGCACCCGTTCGCGTCGATCGGCGCGGGGCGGGGCCCGAGCCAGCTCGCCCAGTCGCTCTTCGCCTTCGGCGACGGCGGCGTGCTGGGGGCCGGGCTGGGCCGGGGGGCGTCGTACCTGGTCGGGTTCGCGGCCAAGTCGGACTTCGTCCTGGCCACGGCGGGCGAGGAGCTGGGCCTGGCCGGGCTGTGCGCGCTGCTGGCCCTGTACGCGCTGCTGGTGGCACGGGGGTTCACGGCGGCGCTGGCCACCCGCGACCCGTTCGGGCGGCTGCTGGCAGTGGGGCTGGCGTCGATCCTGGCGCTCCAGGTGTTCGTGGTCACCGGCGGGGTGATGGACCTGATCCCGCTGACGGGCATGGCGATGCCGTTCCTGGCGCAGGGCGGGTCGTCGGTGGTCACCAACTGGCTGATCGTCGCGCTGCTGATCCGGATCAGCGACCGGGCCCGCCGCCCGGAGCCCGAGCTCCCGGAACTCCCCGAGCTCCCGGAACTCCGCGAACCGCAGCTCCCGCTGCCCGGACCACCGCCGACACCCCCGGCGAGCGCGGACGCGAAGGCGAACGCGAACGCGAACGCGGACAGGGACCGGAACAGGGACGGGGACGGGGACGGGGATGCCGCCGGCACCGGCGGCGGGCCCGGGACGGCGGGCCGGTGA
- a CDS encoding pentapeptide repeat-containing protein encodes MTVPEELAELPYADLLRPHEGPLEPEGDYDTVHLHQREFGPRSAAEGARFLEAAVTDCVFDGTGMRRARMNDLWVSGTRFTGVSLVESEWLDSSLTGCSLAGVEAFGAVLRRVRFRRCKLDSVNLRAAVLREVVFEDCVLRDVDLAEARLEQVAFPGTRIERARLGRTALTTVDLRGATAIDLADGYESLRGAVIDTGQLLDLAPALARALGIVVAED; translated from the coding sequence ATGACCGTACCCGAGGAGCTGGCCGAGCTGCCCTACGCCGATCTGCTGCGACCCCACGAGGGTCCGCTGGAGCCGGAGGGCGATTACGACACCGTCCACCTGCACCAGCGGGAGTTCGGGCCGAGGAGTGCCGCCGAGGGCGCCAGGTTCCTCGAAGCGGCCGTCACCGACTGCGTGTTCGACGGCACCGGGATGCGGCGGGCCCGCATGAACGACCTGTGGGTCTCCGGTACCCGCTTCACCGGCGTGTCCCTGGTGGAGAGCGAATGGCTGGACTCCTCCCTCACCGGGTGCTCGCTCGCCGGGGTGGAGGCGTTCGGGGCGGTGCTGCGCCGGGTCCGCTTCCGCCGCTGCAAGCTCGACTCGGTCAACCTGCGAGCGGCGGTGCTGCGCGAGGTGGTCTTCGAGGACTGCGTGCTGCGCGACGTCGACCTGGCGGAGGCCCGGCTGGAGCAGGTCGCGTTCCCCGGCACCCGGATCGAGCGGGCCCGGCTGGGCCGCACCGCGCTGACGACGGTGGACCTGCGCGGCGCCACCGCCATCGACCTGGCCGACGGCTACGAGTCGCTGCGCGGCGCGGTGATCGACACCGGACAACTCCTGGATCTCGCCCCGGCACTCGCGCGGGCGCTCGGCATCGTCGTCGCCGAGGACTGA
- a CDS encoding helix-turn-helix transcriptional regulator — protein sequence MTHPAHGYRLSDTSPGVALYQSLRLNGPAVPAKAAASLGLTDEEAAEGWEELRELGLLRPGEQPEAVAPVEPDTALIKLLTRQRDELRDQHSRLSSVISAAENLVDKYRPAVMRDASEIEIEVVTRDARGAQFVRDFLAGIMTTVGSIHPGPLPSSEVLVSSLTTDAAMIARGVQVRSIYGQSVNSGPRQRKYLSDLAGLGAQVRLAQQVPFDLVVGDDHSALIAADPENLDGPAVIVRGPSLVRSYLALFEDCWLRAVPYDPHATRAETGGELTEQHRTTLRLLANGLTDERIARKLGVSLRTVSRLVSEIMRYLNAESRFQAGVMAASQGLL from the coding sequence GTGACACACCCCGCGCACGGGTACCGGTTGAGCGACACCAGCCCGGGGGTCGCGCTGTACCAGTCGCTACGCCTCAACGGGCCGGCCGTGCCGGCCAAGGCGGCGGCCTCCCTCGGGCTGACCGACGAGGAGGCCGCCGAGGGCTGGGAGGAGTTGCGGGAACTCGGGCTGCTGCGCCCCGGCGAACAGCCCGAGGCGGTCGCCCCCGTCGAGCCGGACACGGCGCTCATCAAGCTCCTGACCCGGCAGCGGGACGAGCTGCGCGACCAGCACTCCAGGCTGTCCTCGGTCATCAGCGCCGCCGAGAACCTGGTGGACAAGTACCGGCCGGCGGTGATGCGGGACGCCTCCGAGATCGAGATCGAGGTGGTGACCCGGGACGCCCGCGGCGCCCAGTTCGTCCGCGACTTCCTCGCCGGGATCATGACGACCGTGGGCTCGATCCACCCCGGCCCGCTCCCGTCGAGCGAGGTGCTGGTCAGCTCGCTGACCACCGACGCGGCGATGATCGCCCGCGGCGTACAGGTGCGGTCCATCTACGGCCAGAGCGTCAACTCCGGCCCCCGGCAGCGCAAGTACCTCTCCGACCTCGCGGGGCTCGGCGCCCAGGTACGGCTCGCCCAGCAGGTGCCGTTCGACCTGGTGGTCGGAGACGACCACAGCGCCCTGATAGCCGCCGACCCGGAGAACCTCGACGGCCCCGCCGTCATCGTGCGCGGACCGAGCCTGGTCCGCTCCTACTTGGCGCTGTTCGAGGACTGCTGGCTGCGCGCGGTCCCGTACGACCCGCACGCGACCCGCGCGGAAACCGGCGGCGAACTCACCGAGCAGCACCGCACGACGCTGCGCCTTCTGGCCAACGGGCTGACGGACGAACGGATCGCGCGCAAACTGGGGGTGTCGTTGCGGACGGTGAGCCGGCTGGTGTCCGAGATCATGCGCTACCTCAACGCGGAGAGCCGGTTCCAGGCGGGTGTCATGGCGGCCAGCCAGGGCCTTCTCTGA